A region of the Roseiflexus sp. RS-1 genome:
CTCATCCTTCAGCCCGCTGCGCGCGATGCCGCACCCCACTATCCAACCGAAATGGACGTGCGCGCTCGCCGCAAAGCCCTCGGCATTCTGCCGGTCTACCATCGTATCGATACCTGCGCCGCCGAGTTCGAAGCCTACACCCCCTACCTCTACAGTACCTATGCGACTGCTGACGAATCGGCGGTGACCGACCGCCCCAAAGCGATCATTCTTGGCGGCGGACCGAACCGCATCGGGCAGGGGATCGAGTTCGACTATTGCTGCGTCCATGCCAGTTTTGCGCTGCGCGACCTCGGTTATGAGACGATCATGATCAACTGCAACCCGGAGACCGTCTCGACCGACTACGATACCAGCGACCGCCTCTATTTCGAGCCGTTGACCCTGGAAGACGTGCTGAACGTCTGGGAGAACGAGTCGGGAAGGAGAGGCGACGGCGAAGAAACACCAGTGCCGATGCTGGTTCAGTTCGGCGGTCAGACGCCGCTCAACCTGGCGAAGGGACTCACAGCTGCCGGTGTGCCGATCTGGGGCACCTCTCAGGACTCAATCGACCTGGCGGAGGATCGCGGTCGCTTCAGTGAACTGTTGCGTCGGCTCGACATTATGCAACCGGAGAGCGGCATGGCTGCCGACCTCCAGGCGGCGCGCAAGGTGGCGCAGCGGATCGGATACCCCGTGCTGGTGCGCCCCAGTTATGTGCTCGGCGGGCGGGCGATGGCAATTGCCTATGATGATGAAGGGCTGGCGCAGTACATCCAGGAAGCGACCCGGATCAGTGCCGGGCAGCCGGTTCTGATCGACCGTTATCTGGAAGACGCCTTCGAACTGGATGTCGATGCCGTCGGCGATGGCGAGCGCGTGGTGATCGGCGGCATCATGGAGCACGTTGAGGAAGCAGGGGTTCATTCCGGCGACTCGGCGATGGTTATGCCGCCCTACAAGGTGAGCGCCTATCATCTTGCCATCATCCGCGATGAGACGATCCGGATTGGTGAGGCGCTGCGCGTGAAAGGGTTGATGAATATCCAGTTCGCCATCAAAGACGATGAGGTCTACGTTCTTGAAGTCAACCCGCGCGCTTCACGCACCGTTCCGTTCGTCGCCAAAGCCTCCGGCGTCCCGCTTGCGCGCATCGCGGCGCAGGCGGCAGCCGGGAAGAAACTGAGCGAACTGGGATTCACAAAGGAACCGCCGCTCAACGGCTTCTTCGTCAAAGAAGCGGTGCTGCCGTTCGACAAGTTCCCTGGCGCGGCGGTCTTTCTCAGCCCCGAAATGCGCTCCACCGGCGAGGTGATGGGGCATGCCTCGACATTCGGGCACGCTTTCGCCAAAGCCGAAATGGGCGCCAACCAGCGCATTCCCACCAGCGGCGGGGCGCTGCTGACGGTCAACGACTACGACAAGGGCGCCATTGGGCGTATCGCGCGCGACCTGGTGAAACTCGGCTTTACGATTTACGCTACCCGCGGCACCGCCAGCTGGCTGCATCAACTCGGATTGCCGGCGATTGTCGTCAACAAAGTGTCCGAAGGCTCACCCCATACCGTCGATCTGATCGCATCGGGCAAGGTGGGGCTGGTGATCAGCACGCCGCTCGGATCGCGCGCTTACGCCGACGGTCAGGCGCTGCGATCGGCAGCCATCCGCTACGGCGTTATGCTCGTCACAACCCTCACCGGCGCAGCGGCGACCATCAGCGCCATCAAAGCGCTGCGCCAGAAGGAATTGCGCGTCCGCTCATTGCAAGATCACTACCGCATGACACGGACATCGGCACAGAACATACCCACCGGTCTATCTGCAACTGATAATGAGGGCGTATTATGAGCGCAAAAGTCAACAAAGTCGTTCTGGCATACTCCGGCGGTCTCGACACCAGCATCATCGTTCCATGGCTGAAGCAGAACTACGGCAATCCCGAAGTCATCTGCTACTGCGCCAATATCGGTCAGGACGATGAATTGAGCGGTCTGGAGGAGAAAGCCATCGCCACCGGCGCCTCGAAGTGCTACGTCGAAGACCTGCGCGAAGAGTTTGTGCGCGATTTTCTCTTCCCGCTGCTCCAATCTGGCGCCGTGTACGAGCGCACCTATCTGCTCGGCACATCGGTAGCGCGCCCACTGATCGCCCGTCGCCAGGCGGAAATCGCGCTCCAGGAAGGCGCCGACGCCCTCGCGCACGGCTGCACCGGCAAAGGAAATGATCAGGTGCGCTTCGAATTGACCTACATGGCATTCGCGCCGCACCTGAAAGTGATCGCCCCCTGGCGCGAGTGGAATATCCGTAGCCGCGAGGACGCGCTCGACTACGCCGCCGAACATAACGTTCCGGTCACCGCCACGCTCAAATCGATCTACAGCCGTGACCGCAACATCTGGCATATGTCGCACGAGGGTGGCATCCTGGAGGACCCGTGGAACGAACCGGAAGAAGCGATGTACACCCTGACGACGGACCCCGAAGCAGCGCCAGACGAACCGGAGTATGTTGTGATCGGGTTCGAGCAGGGAACGCCGGTGAGCGTCAACGGTAAGCGCCTGGGACCGGTCGAACTGCTGCTGACCCTGAACGACATCGGCGCAAAGCATGGCATCGGACGCGTCGATCTGGTGGAAAACCGGCTGGTCGGCATGAAAAGCCATGGCGTCTATGAAACTCCTGGCGGGACGATTCTGCGAGTGGCGCACCAGGGGCTTGAGCAACTGACGCTCGACCGTGATACGCTGCACTACAAAGACGTGATCGCCCATCGCTACGCCGAACTGGTTTACTATGGGCAGTGGTACACACCGCTGCGCGAGGCGCTCGATGCATTTGTGCGCGTCACCCAGCGTAACGTCACCGGCGAGGCGCGCCTGAAACTGTATAAGGGGAATGCAACCCTGGTCGGGCGGCGCGCAGCGAAGAGCCTCTACAACCCCGACATCGCCAGTTTCACGATGAGTGACAGTTATAACCAGAAGGACGCCGAAGGGTTCATCAAGATTTTTGGGCTGCCGGTGAAGGTGCAGGCGCTGCTGGAGGGGCGGTCAAGGGGTGAACGTTGAAGGTTGAAGGTTGAAGGTTGAAGGTTGCACGTTGCGCGTGGCACGTTGCACGTTGCGCGTGGCACGTTGCACGTTGAAGGTTGCGCGTTGCGCGTGGCACGTTGCACGTTGAACGTTGAACGTTACACTACATTTTCTGTCAGTTCCTGGTTCCCGGTTCCTGGTTCTCAGTTCCTGGTTCTTGGTTCCGGGTTCTCAGTTCTCAGTTCTCAGTTCTCGGTTCTCAGTTCTCAGTTCCTGGTTCCCGGTTCCCGGTTCTCAGTTCCTGGTTCTTGGTTCCTGGTTCTCGGTTCTTGGTTCCTGGTTCCTGGTTCTTGGTTCTCGGTTCCTGGTTCCTGGTTCTTGGTTCTTGGTTCTCGGTTCCTGGTTCTCAGTTCTCACAGCATATGCAGACAGACACATTCTCACTTGCGCGTGGTTTTACTGCCACTGCAACCGCCTGCGGACTGAAACCGAACGGTGCGCTTGATATGGCGCTGATCACCGCCGATGTTCCATGCAGCGCCGCCGGTCTCTTCACGACCAACCGCGTCAAGGCAGCGCCGGTGATCTACGACCAGGAGATTCTGGCGACGAATGCCAGCGCCATTCGCGCCGTGATCGTCAATGCGGGGAATGCCAACGCCTGCACCGGACCGCAGGGCGCTGCGAGCTGTCGCGCGATGGCGGAACTGACCGCCGAACGGCTCGGGTGCCGCGCCGATCAGGTACTGGTGCTCTCAACCGGCGTCATCGGTCGGCAACTCGACATGACAAAAGTGGCGCAGGGCATTGCCAGTCTGACCGGACCGACTGCTCATTCGGGCGCCGGCGCCGCCGCGCGCGCTATGATGACCACCGACACACACCCAAAAGTCGCTTCACGCACCATCACCGTTGCCGAACGCACGGTCACGATTGCCGGGATGTGCAAAGGCGCCGGCATGATTCATCCCAACATGGCGACGATGCTGGCGATTGTGACCACCGATGCGCACGCGCATCCTGCACAACTCGACCGCGCCCTGCGCATTGCCGCCAATCGCAGTTTCAACCGTGTCAGCGTTGATGGCGACACCAGCACCAACGATACCCTGCTCCTCCTGGCGTCTGGTGCGTCTGGCGTCCCCGTGAGCGACACTCCGCTCACGGATGGGCTTGCATTCGACGACTTCACTGCAACGCTCACGGATGTGTGCATCGACCTGGCGAAACAGATTGCGCGCGATGGCGAAGGCGCCACACGCCTGGTCGAAATCACGGTCAGCGGCGCGCAGGACGAGCAACAGGCGCACCAGGTGGCAAATGCCATCGCGCGATCCCCGCTGGTCAAAACCGCGATCCACGGCGGCGACCCGAATTGGGGACGGATCCTGTGCGCCGCCGGGTACAGCGGCGCTGCCATCGACCCCGACCGCCTGGCACTCTGGTTTGGTCCGCCAGAAGCGTCGATCCAGCTTGTGGCGCATGGGTTGCCGCTCGACGCCGACCTGGCGGCAGCATCGGCGCTGCTGCGCCAGGACCCGGTCTTCATTACGCTCGACCTGGGGCTGGGCGACGCACGAACCACTGTCTGGACGTGCGATTTCAGCAAAGAGTACGTCGAAATTAATGCCCACTATACAACGTAGGGGAATAGCAGTTCTTCTCCTCAGTCTGAGTGCGACGATCTTCCTCTGGCGTCCACTCATTGGCGGCGAGGTCTTCCTGCCGCTTGATGCCCTGTTGCACCTGCATCCCTGGCGCTATTCGTATGAACGTGTGCCGGTCAACAACCACGTCTGGACTGACCCGATCCGTCAGATCTACCCCCGACGCCTGCTGACGAACGCGATCGTTCGCCAGGGAGCGTGGCCCCTCTGGAACCCAACGATTCTGAGCGGTGTTCCGCTGTTCGATGACGGGCAGATCGCCTTCTTCTATCCGCCGAACCTGATCTTTCTCATCATGCCGCTCGATAAGGCGTTTGGCATCTATGCCTGGGTTCAGCTGATCATCGCCGGACTGGGAAGTTATTCATTTGCGCGACGGATCGGGCTGGATATGGGACCAGCGCTCCTGGCAGGGGTCTGCTACATGTTCACCGGGCATATGCTCACCTACCTGCCCTTCCCGGAATTGTCGGGCGCGACCGCCATGCTGCCATGGTGCTTCTGGGGCGTCGAGCGGGCGTTGAGCAGCGGCGCCTGGCGGAGTTGGGCAGTCGCAGCCGCGATGCTGGGACTCGTTGTGCTGGCGCAGATACAACTGGCGTTTTACACATACGTGGCAACCGGATGCTACGCGCTGTTTCGCATCATGCAGCACGATGAAGGGCGCACGGCAGCGCGCTGGCGCATGCTGACCGGTCTGGCGCTGGCATATGCGCTGGGTCTCGGATTGAGCGCCGTGCAACTGTTGCCTGCAATGGCGCTGTCGGCGCAGGGGCAGCGGAGCGACATCGGGTTCTCGCTGGCGCCGCCGGAAGAATATTTCGGCAGTATGCTGCGGCTTGTCTTTCCTGCGCTCGGCGGCTTCGAGCGGATAGGACCGCCACCCGCATGGGGACCGCCAACTTTCCAGGTGCCTTACCCCTACGTCGGGGTGACACCGCTGGCGCTGGCGATCATCGGTCTGGCGATTGCGCGTCATCGTCTGGCGGCGTTCTTCGGCATTGTCGCCGTAGCATCGTTCGCACTGGCAGTGCGCACACCGCTGCTCCAGGTCTTCATCGCCCTGATCCCGCCGTACCGTCAGTTCGAGGACCACACCCGCTGGTACATGGTGTGGGGCTTTGCGATAGCGATCCTGGCGGCAATCGCGGCGCAGCGGCTGTATGCGCCTGCCAACGTCAGCGCCTGGGAGAACACGCCTTCCAGGGCAGACTGGCGCGCCCGCCTGCCAGCCGCTCGCCTCCTGATCCTCATCGTTGGGGTGTTCATCGTCGGGTGGTCGCTCCATCATCTGGCGCTCTTCACGCCGCAGTCGCGGTTTGGTCATTATTTCACCATGATCCGCACCCAGCAACTGCTTCCGCTGCTCGTCTTTGGCGGCATCGGGCTGATAAGCCTGGCATTGCTGCGGTTCTACCGGCGCAATGCAGCCATCGCCTTCGCGCCGGTGATTGCCGTTGCTGCGCTGGATATGTGGTGGTACGGCGCAGGATTCAACACCTCGGTCTCACCGTCTATTGCGCGACCAACGACCGACCTGACCCGTGAACTGGCAACCTATTCGTCCGATCTGCAACTCTTCCAGGTCCTCTACCCGCCAACCCGCCAGATTGCGTTCCTGCAATCGCAACCGCGACCGTTCCGCATCCATGGTGGCGACTACGACGCGCTCCCGCCCAATATAGCGAGCGCCTACGGTCTTGAAGATGTGCGCGGCTACCATTCGCTCTATCCGGCGCGCTACAACCGCCTGGCGCGGCTGATCGACGGTAAGGACTATCGCCGCACGAGCGAGGGCAATGTCAGCCTGCGCGCATTTCTGACATCGGCGTATACACGTCCCCGCTTGCTCGATATGCTCAACGTCAGGTACCTCGTGTTCCCGCCAGGGAGCACGACTGCTGCGCGCTATCCGGGACTCGAACTGGTGCACGAAAGCGACGAAGGACGTATCTACCGCAACCCGAATGCACTTCCACGCGCCTGGTTTGTCTACCGTGTCGCAATCATCCCCGACGATGACGCACAGCTCGACTATATGGCGCGCCCCGATTTCGATCCCGCAACCGTCGTTGTCGTGCCGACGCCAGTTCCCACAACCGGTCCCCCGCCAGCTGTTCCGGATCCAACACCCATCGTGACGTACACGCCAGACACCGTCACCGTCATTGCCGCGCCCTCAGCGCCAGCCATCCTGGTCCTGGCAGACGCCTGGTATGAGGGATGGGACGTGATGGTCAACGGCGAACCCGCGCCGATTCTCCGGGTCAACTATGCCCTGCGCGGCGTCTGGTTGCCCCCTGGATCGCATACCATCGAATTCGTCTACCGCCCGCGCCCATTCCTGATCGGTGGACTGATCAGCATGGCAACGCTGCTTATCCTGATGATCATCGGCGGCATCGGACGACAGCGCGAACGCCGCTGAGCCTTCACGTGCGCACACGGTCAGACACATTCCTTCTGTTGGAAACAGCCGCTACGACATGTTGCCGCTCCTGCACCCCATCTCTCACCCCGGCGTCAGTGCCTTCAGTTTATCTGGTGAATATGATCAACTTATCACCACAATCCACCAATAACTATTGATTTTCTATATCCAATGTGGTATTATCTTGTAGCAAACAGGCATATAGTAACAAAGCGATTGAAAGGAGGTGACCTCCATGCTGCACTCACTCGATTGCCTGATCATGATGGCGCAGGAGCGTTACCAGACACTCCTGACCGAAGTCGCGACCGAGCGTCTGATACGGCGTGCACGCGATGCGATCAACACGGCCACAGGCATACCAGGGGGCAGCGGAAGTGGCACGCTCCTGACATCGAGAACAAACGCGCATCTGCGCACTGCCTGATGGTCAGACGCACCTGAATCAACGAGGGACGCGCTTATGAATCCACTCCTCACCACATGCCCGGTTTGCGGCGAGGCGCTGCACGTCATCCGGCTGGAGTGCGACGCATGCCACACCGCTATCGAAGGGCGCTTCACCCTGGGACGCCTCGGACGTCTATCGCGCGAGCAACTGGAGTTCGTTGAACTGCTGCTGAAAAACCGCGGCAACATCAATGGCGTCGCTGGCGACCTGAAAGTGGCGTACAACACTGCCCGCAGCCGCCTCGATGAGATCGTCGCCGCGCTCGGGTACGGGCCGCCAGCTGCAGATGCGCGTCCCGACCGGCGCGCCATCCTTGATCGCCTGGCAGCGAAGGAGATTTCCGTCGAGGAAGCGCTGCGGTTGCTCAAATCGTAAGGAGTGACGTATGGCGATGACCGATGACCGCCTGCGGATCCTGCGCATGGTCGAAAAGGGGCAGATCTCCGCCGA
Encoded here:
- the carB gene encoding carbamoyl-phosphate synthase large subunit — protein: MPRRTDIHTILIIGSGPIVIGQACEFDYSGVQACKVLRREGFRVVLVNSNPATIMTDPQMADATYIEPLTPEIVEKIIEREKPDALLPTVGGQTGLNLAMKLAESGVLDRYGVQLIGASPRAIALAEDRELFKRAMINAGLRVPLGETVSTVDQALDVAARIGYPVLVRPSFTLGGSGGGVAYNEAQLREIADRGLRASPVTQVLIEQSVLGWKEYELEVMRDRADNFVVVCSIENLDPMGVHTGDSITIAPAMTLTDREYQRLREMAKIIIRTVGVETGGSNIQFAVNPRDGTPLVIEMNPRVSRSSALASKATGFPIAKIAALLAVGYTLDEIPNDITRVTPASFEPSLDYVVVKIPRWAFEKFPGVDPTLGPQMKSVGEVMAIGATFNEALQKAIRGLEIGAVGFGAFAGRRLNTQEQREPSDDDLRIPTAQRIFHVADALRAGWDIERIAALTGYDPWFVAQMRAIIDLEAALARHSLDTLPADLLREAKEHGFSDAQIALILQPAARDAAPHYPTEMDVRARRKALGILPVYHRIDTCAAEFEAYTPYLYSTYATADESAVTDRPKAIILGGGPNRIGQGIEFDYCCVHASFALRDLGYETIMINCNPETVSTDYDTSDRLYFEPLTLEDVLNVWENESGRRGDGEETPVPMLVQFGGQTPLNLAKGLTAAGVPIWGTSQDSIDLAEDRGRFSELLRRLDIMQPESGMAADLQAARKVAQRIGYPVLVRPSYVLGGRAMAIAYDDEGLAQYIQEATRISAGQPVLIDRYLEDAFELDVDAVGDGERVVIGGIMEHVEEAGVHSGDSAMVMPPYKVSAYHLAIIRDETIRIGEALRVKGLMNIQFAIKDDEVYVLEVNPRASRTVPFVAKASGVPLARIAAQAAAGKKLSELGFTKEPPLNGFFVKEAVLPFDKFPGAAVFLSPEMRSTGEVMGHASTFGHAFAKAEMGANQRIPTSGGALLTVNDYDKGAIGRIARDLVKLGFTIYATRGTASWLHQLGLPAIVVNKVSEGSPHTVDLIASGKVGLVISTPLGSRAYADGQALRSAAIRYGVMLVTTLTGAAATISAIKALRQKELRVRSLQDHYRMTRTSAQNIPTGLSATDNEGVL
- a CDS encoding argininosuccinate synthase; translated protein: MSAKVNKVVLAYSGGLDTSIIVPWLKQNYGNPEVICYCANIGQDDELSGLEEKAIATGASKCYVEDLREEFVRDFLFPLLQSGAVYERTYLLGTSVARPLIARRQAEIALQEGADALAHGCTGKGNDQVRFELTYMAFAPHLKVIAPWREWNIRSREDALDYAAEHNVPVTATLKSIYSRDRNIWHMSHEGGILEDPWNEPEEAMYTLTTDPEAAPDEPEYVVIGFEQGTPVSVNGKRLGPVELLLTLNDIGAKHGIGRVDLVENRLVGMKSHGVYETPGGTILRVAHQGLEQLTLDRDTLHYKDVIAHRYAELVYYGQWYTPLREALDAFVRVTQRNVTGEARLKLYKGNATLVGRRAAKSLYNPDIASFTMSDSYNQKDAEGFIKIFGLPVKVQALLEGRSRGER
- the argJ gene encoding bifunctional glutamate N-acetyltransferase/amino-acid acetyltransferase ArgJ — encoded protein: MQTDTFSLARGFTATATACGLKPNGALDMALITADVPCSAAGLFTTNRVKAAPVIYDQEILATNASAIRAVIVNAGNANACTGPQGAASCRAMAELTAERLGCRADQVLVLSTGVIGRQLDMTKVAQGIASLTGPTAHSGAGAAARAMMTTDTHPKVASRTITVAERTVTIAGMCKGAGMIHPNMATMLAIVTTDAHAHPAQLDRALRIAANRSFNRVSVDGDTSTNDTLLLLASGASGVPVSDTPLTDGLAFDDFTATLTDVCIDLAKQIARDGEGATRLVEITVSGAQDEQQAHQVANAIARSPLVKTAIHGGDPNWGRILCAAGYSGAAIDPDRLALWFGPPEASIQLVAHGLPLDADLAAASALLRQDPVFITLDLGLGDARTTVWTCDFSKEYVEINAHYTT
- a CDS encoding YfhO family protein is translated as MPTIQRRGIAVLLLSLSATIFLWRPLIGGEVFLPLDALLHLHPWRYSYERVPVNNHVWTDPIRQIYPRRLLTNAIVRQGAWPLWNPTILSGVPLFDDGQIAFFYPPNLIFLIMPLDKAFGIYAWVQLIIAGLGSYSFARRIGLDMGPALLAGVCYMFTGHMLTYLPFPELSGATAMLPWCFWGVERALSSGAWRSWAVAAAMLGLVVLAQIQLAFYTYVATGCYALFRIMQHDEGRTAARWRMLTGLALAYALGLGLSAVQLLPAMALSAQGQRSDIGFSLAPPEEYFGSMLRLVFPALGGFERIGPPPAWGPPTFQVPYPYVGVTPLALAIIGLAIARHRLAAFFGIVAVASFALAVRTPLLQVFIALIPPYRQFEDHTRWYMVWGFAIAILAAIAAQRLYAPANVSAWENTPSRADWRARLPAARLLILIVGVFIVGWSLHHLALFTPQSRFGHYFTMIRTQQLLPLLVFGGIGLISLALLRFYRRNAAIAFAPVIAVAALDMWWYGAGFNTSVSPSIARPTTDLTRELATYSSDLQLFQVLYPPTRQIAFLQSQPRPFRIHGGDYDALPPNIASAYGLEDVRGYHSLYPARYNRLARLIDGKDYRRTSEGNVSLRAFLTSAYTRPRLLDMLNVRYLVFPPGSTTAARYPGLELVHESDEGRIYRNPNALPRAWFVYRVAIIPDDDAQLDYMARPDFDPATVVVVPTPVPTTGPPPAVPDPTPIVTYTPDTVTVIAAPSAPAILVLADAWYEGWDVMVNGEPAPILRVNYALRGVWLPPGSHTIEFVYRPRPFLIGGLISMATLLILMIIGGIGRQRERR
- a CDS encoding DUF2089 domain-containing protein; the encoded protein is MNPLLTTCPVCGEALHVIRLECDACHTAIEGRFTLGRLGRLSREQLEFVELLLKNRGNINGVAGDLKVAYNTARSRLDEIVAALGYGPPAADARPDRRAILDRLAAKEISVEEALRLLKS